In Shouchella patagoniensis, the following are encoded in one genomic region:
- the sspI gene encoding small acid-soluble spore protein SspI, translated as MGFNLRGAIMSNIQGSSQEEVEATIVDALDNGEEKMLPGLGVLLEVYWQNANESEKEQLCAEISKGLN; from the coding sequence ATGGGATTTAATTTACGTGGAGCCATTATGTCTAATATCCAAGGTTCAAGCCAAGAAGAAGTAGAAGCGACCATAGTTGATGCACTTGACAATGGAGAAGAAAAAATGCTTCCTGGACTAGGTGTCCTTTTGGAAGTTTATTGGCAAAATGCAAATGAATCAGAGAAAGAACAACTTTGTGCTGAAATAAGCAAAGGTTTGAACTGA
- a CDS encoding M42 family metallopeptidase — MDEQLQMLKALTNANGISGFEKEAREVMHSYISPYADSVETDHLGSLIAKKTGLANGPKIMVAGHLDEIGFMVTTIDEKGFLRFQTIGGWWGQVMLAQRVTVMTKSGYIDGVIGSKPPHVLSPEARKKPVEIKDMFIDVGASSKEEAQEFGIMPGDAIVPVCEFTVMKNEKLLMAKAWDNRIGCAIAIDVLKNLQGEDHPNIVYGVGTVQEEVGLRGAKTSAHAIKPDIGFGVDVGIGADTPGTKGEGTLGAGPQIILYDASMIAHKDLRDFVVQTAESNEIPYQFDSIAGGGTDSGAIHLTADGVPALSITIATRYIHTHAGILHRDDYENTVKLLVEIIKQLDSDKVKELTFS, encoded by the coding sequence ATGGATGAACAGTTACAGATGTTAAAAGCATTAACTAATGCAAACGGAATCTCTGGTTTCGAAAAAGAAGCTCGTGAAGTTATGCATTCTTATATAAGTCCTTATGCTGATTCGGTTGAAACCGATCATTTAGGCAGTTTAATTGCAAAGAAAACAGGCCTGGCGAACGGTCCGAAAATCATGGTAGCTGGTCATTTAGATGAAATTGGCTTTATGGTCACAACAATTGATGAAAAAGGATTTTTAAGGTTTCAAACAATTGGAGGTTGGTGGGGCCAAGTCATGCTTGCGCAACGTGTGACAGTGATGACGAAGAGTGGATATATTGACGGAGTTATTGGGTCTAAGCCACCTCATGTACTTTCTCCAGAAGCGAGGAAAAAACCTGTAGAAATAAAAGATATGTTTATTGATGTAGGAGCGTCTTCTAAAGAGGAAGCGCAAGAATTTGGTATTATGCCAGGGGATGCAATTGTCCCAGTTTGTGAATTTACCGTAATGAAAAATGAAAAATTATTAATGGCAAAAGCATGGGATAACCGAATTGGGTGTGCAATTGCTATTGACGTACTAAAGAATTTACAAGGTGAAGATCATCCGAATATCGTTTATGGTGTTGGTACTGTACAAGAAGAAGTAGGTCTGCGGGGAGCAAAGACCAGTGCACACGCGATCAAACCAGATATTGGTTTTGGTGTCGACGTTGGTATTGGTGCAGATACTCCTGGAACAAAAGGTGAAGGAACGCTGGGTGCTGGTCCACAGATCATTTTATATGATGCGTCAATGATTGCGCATAAAGATCTTCGTGATTTTGTCGTACAAACTGCAGAGTCAAATGAGATTCCATATCAATTTGATTCGATTGCAGGTGGCGGAACAGATTCTGGTGCGATTCATTTGACAGCAGACGGCGTTCCTGCACTTTCAATTACAATTGCGACACGCTATATCCATACACATGCAGGCATTTTGCATCGCGATGATTATGAAAATACGGTAAAGCTTCTTGTAGAAATCATTAAACAGCTTGATTCAGACAAAGTAAAAGAGTTGACATTTAGTTAA
- a CDS encoding sigma-w pathway protein ysdB — MLVLMFRLLIIAAFIIIVYSLIKYTLHPERKIHNAQKNGQFFFWDDEKNVRKNFQLTYKGTMFEGEKYLEATSDSFEVVRIYIKADKDNLRGLKYEDFHFIEEEVHLRYPDASIQWNSPIKDFLKQTKQPTKH; from the coding sequence ATGCTCGTGCTTATGTTCAGACTGCTCATTATTGCTGCTTTCATCATCATTGTGTACAGTCTAATTAAATATACACTTCATCCTGAAAGAAAAATCCATAACGCACAAAAGAATGGTCAATTCTTTTTCTGGGATGATGAAAAAAATGTTCGGAAAAATTTCCAACTCACTTATAAAGGCACTATGTTTGAAGGAGAAAAATATCTAGAAGCAACCTCTGACTCCTTTGAAGTCGTCCGAATTTACATTAAAGCGGACAAAGATAATCTGCGCGGATTAAAATATGAAGACTTTCATTTTATTGAAGAAGAAGTACACCTTCGTTATCCTGACGCATCAATTCAGTGGAATTCCCCGATTAAAGATTTTCTAAAACAAACAAAACAACCTACTAAACATTAA
- a CDS encoding solute symporter family protein, producing MNAAVITLFLAIVALTLVITYFAAKRTKTASEFYTAGGGLTGWQNGLAIAGDYLSAASFLGIAGAIALFGFDGFFYSIGYLVAYLVVMFVVAEPLRNLGKYTLADMIHSRFDAKKVRGVAAGSTITIVIFYMIAQLVGAGALIQLLFNIPYTYAVLLVGVMMTTYVLFGGMTATSWVQIIKAALLMIATVVISIMVLWQFKFNIVEMFASVGASQEPGFLNPGGQGRAPLDSISLMLALVLGTAGLPHILMRFFTVRDAKTARSSVVTATWIVGIFYILTIFLGFGAAAFVGSADIIAANPAGNMAAPLLAERLGGELFMSFVAAVAFATILAVVAGLVLSGASAFAHDVYGQIIKKGKATEKQQVVAARLASVSVAALSIVLALFAQNMNVAFLVALAFCVAASANLPVIVYTIYWKRFNTAGAISAMLSGLLSALILVAISPNVIKPDGSAFITGDPIIDLTNPAIISVPIGFLGGVIGTLLSSKRDDAKYAEVKVRANTGYKEAK from the coding sequence ATGAATGCTGCGGTTATTACATTATTCTTAGCGATTGTCGCATTAACTCTAGTCATAACTTATTTTGCAGCCAAACGAACAAAAACCGCAAGTGAATTTTATACAGCAGGTGGAGGATTAACCGGTTGGCAGAATGGATTGGCAATTGCCGGAGATTACTTATCGGCGGCCTCATTCCTTGGTATAGCGGGTGCAATTGCATTGTTTGGATTTGATGGTTTCTTTTATAGCATTGGCTATCTAGTGGCGTATCTAGTTGTCATGTTTGTGGTAGCCGAGCCTCTTCGAAACCTTGGAAAATATACTTTGGCGGATATGATTCATTCTCGTTTTGACGCGAAAAAGGTACGAGGTGTCGCTGCTGGAAGTACGATAACCATCGTTATTTTTTATATGATCGCACAATTAGTAGGTGCGGGTGCATTGATTCAGCTATTATTCAATATCCCTTATACTTATGCTGTTCTTTTAGTTGGAGTTATGATGACAACATATGTGTTGTTTGGAGGAATGACTGCAACAAGTTGGGTACAAATCATAAAAGCCGCATTGTTAATGATTGCAACTGTTGTTATATCGATTATGGTTTTATGGCAATTCAAATTTAATATTGTCGAAATGTTCGCATCAGTCGGAGCGTCACAGGAGCCAGGCTTTTTAAATCCTGGTGGTCAAGGCAGAGCGCCGCTTGATTCGATTTCTCTAATGCTTGCACTTGTGCTTGGAACAGCGGGGTTGCCACATATTCTGATGCGTTTCTTTACTGTTCGTGATGCAAAAACGGCAAGGAGTTCGGTAGTTACGGCAACGTGGATTGTAGGTATTTTTTACATCTTAACAATTTTTCTTGGTTTTGGTGCTGCGGCATTTGTAGGTTCAGCAGATATTATTGCTGCGAACCCGGCTGGAAACATGGCAGCTCCACTCTTGGCTGAACGTCTTGGTGGAGAGTTGTTTATGTCCTTTGTTGCTGCTGTAGCATTCGCAACGATTTTAGCAGTTGTTGCAGGTCTAGTGTTATCAGGAGCTTCAGCTTTTGCTCATGATGTGTATGGTCAAATTATTAAAAAAGGGAAGGCGACAGAAAAACAACAAGTAGTGGCTGCTAGACTCGCTTCTGTTTCTGTTGCAGCGCTCTCAATTGTCCTTGCATTATTTGCGCAAAATATGAATGTCGCTTTCCTTGTTGCCTTAGCTTTCTGTGTCGCAGCAAGTGCAAACTTACCAGTAATTGTTTACACAATTTATTGGAAACGATTCAACACGGCAGGAGCGATCAGTGCCATGTTATCTGGATTGTTATCGGCATTGATTTTAGTTGCTATTAGTCCAAACGTAATTAAACCAGATGGGAGTGCTTTTATTACAGGAGATCCGATAATTGATTTAACGAACCCAGCCATTATTTCTGTGCCAATTGGCTTTTTAGGAGGGGTGATTGGTACGCTTTTATCAAGCAAGCGTGACGACGCCAAATATGCAGAAGTAAAAGTAAGGGCTAATACAGGTTATAAAGAAGCAAAGTAA
- a CDS encoding DUF485 domain-containing protein translates to MKRKQTKHESHFERIEKSRSFRQLMKEKKAFFVPSIIFFMLFYFSLPVLAVYTTVLEGKVLGEITWAWVLAVAQFIMTWTLCIIYVKKAAHFDQLANEVIQENSKQQEKEGTGL, encoded by the coding sequence ATGAAAAGAAAACAAACGAAACATGAAAGTCATTTTGAAAGGATCGAAAAAAGCAGGTCATTTAGGCAGCTAATGAAAGAAAAGAAAGCCTTTTTTGTACCATCTATCATCTTTTTTATGCTTTTTTATTTTTCATTACCTGTGTTAGCTGTATACACAACCGTACTAGAAGGGAAAGTTTTAGGCGAAATAACGTGGGCATGGGTTTTGGCGGTCGCTCAATTTATAATGACTTGGACTTTGTGTATTATTTATGTAAAAAAAGCCGCTCATTTTGATCAGTTAGCAAATGAAGTAATTCAAGAGAATAGTAAACAACAAGAGAAAGAAGGTACAGGACTATGA
- a CDS encoding TVP38/TMEM64 family protein gives MEDLLNRSLEVIELAGWYAPVLFVFLHVLRPFLFLPVMLVCVAGGYVFGPFYGAVYSYLGLMGVSISFYWLIGMLPKFHIKLARVKDKMFNGRERINVWQLLIFRIMPFMHFHALSFYVMEETENYKQYVRKSAIINSSPAIIYTAFGGLIHQLPLSGVLIMVIFLLVLIFLMRTKHQDGSFQSNGKFL, from the coding sequence ATGGAGGATCTATTAAATCGATCGCTTGAAGTTATCGAATTAGCTGGCTGGTATGCTCCTGTATTATTCGTTTTTTTGCATGTATTACGGCCTTTTTTGTTTCTGCCAGTTATGCTAGTATGCGTTGCAGGCGGGTACGTATTTGGTCCTTTTTACGGAGCTGTTTACTCCTATTTAGGATTAATGGGCGTTAGTATTAGTTTTTATTGGTTAATTGGGATGTTGCCTAAATTTCATATAAAGCTAGCTCGAGTAAAAGATAAAATGTTTAATGGACGTGAACGAATCAATGTATGGCAACTTCTTATTTTCCGTATCATGCCTTTTATGCACTTTCATGCTTTATCTTTTTATGTCATGGAGGAAACAGAAAACTATAAGCAATATGTGAGAAAGTCAGCAATTATTAATAGTTCTCCTGCGATTATTTATACAGCATTTGGTGGACTTATTCATCAGCTGCCTTTGTCTGGAGTCCTCATAATGGTCATTTTTTTACTTGTATTAATTTTTTTAATGCGAACGAAGCACCAGGACGGATCGTTTCAATCAAATGGGAAATTTCTTTAA
- a CDS encoding DUF1294 domain-containing protein, with product MSIYFGIITIVGFIVMGVDKTRAKTRARRISERNLWIIGLIGGSLGVYIGMYTYRHKTLKRSFSIGVPILIFIQAALGLFIYDAL from the coding sequence ATGTCGATTTATTTTGGTATCATCACGATAGTTGGTTTTATTGTAATGGGTGTGGATAAAACCCGTGCCAAAACGCGAGCTCGCCGAATTTCTGAACGGAACTTATGGATCATAGGATTGATTGGAGGCAGTTTGGGAGTATATATAGGCATGTACACATATCGACATAAGACGTTAAAACGTTCATTTTCAATAGGTGTGCCCATCCTAATTTTTATTCAGGCTGCTCTAGGGTTGTTCATCTATGATGCACTTTAG
- the rplT gene encoding 50S ribosomal protein L20: protein MPRVKGGYVARRRRKKVLKLAKGYYGSKHTLFKSAQGQVMKSLQYAYRDRRQKKRDFRKLWITRINAAARINGLSYSRLMHGLKLAEINVNRKMLADLAVNDEKAFAQLAEQAKSSLNN, encoded by the coding sequence ATGCCAAGAGTAAAAGGCGGTTATGTCGCTCGTCGTCGTCGTAAAAAGGTTTTAAAACTAGCAAAAGGGTATTACGGTTCAAAGCATACGCTATTTAAATCAGCGCAAGGTCAGGTTATGAAATCCTTGCAATATGCATACCGTGATCGTCGTCAGAAAAAACGTGATTTCCGTAAACTTTGGATTACACGTATTAATGCAGCTGCGCGCATCAACGGACTTTCTTATAGCCGTTTAATGCATGGTTTAAAACTTGCTGAAATTAATGTAAACCGTAAAATGCTTGCTGATCTTGCGGTAAATGACGAAAAAGCATTTGCTCAACTAGCTGAACAAGCAAAATCAAGCTTAAATAATTAA
- the rpmI gene encoding 50S ribosomal protein L35, producing MPKMKTHRGAAKRFKKTGSGKLKRSHAFTSHMFRNKSQKQKRKLRKSAIVHSGDFKRIGQMLTYKKK from the coding sequence ATGCCTAAAATGAAAACTCACCGCGGCGCTGCAAAGCGTTTTAAGAAAACAGGATCTGGTAAGTTAAAGCGTTCGCACGCTTTCACAAGCCACATGTTCCGCAATAAGTCGCAAAAACAAAAGCGTAAGCTTCGTAAATCGGCTATTGTTCATTCCGGAGACTTCAAACGCATTGGTCAAATGCTGACATACAAGAAAAAATAA
- the infC gene encoding translation initiation factor IF-3, producing MLVNEGIRAREVRLVGANGDQIGVKSKHEALEMAQKVNLDLVCVAPNAKPPVCRIMDYGKYRYEQQKKEKEARKNQKVITIKEVRLSPTIEDNDFNTKLRNARKFLEKGDKVKASIRFRGRAITHSQIGREVLERLAKECEDIATIEARPKMEGRSMFLVMAPKAEK from the coding sequence ATGTTGGTCAATGAAGGGATTCGAGCTCGGGAAGTACGTCTGGTTGGCGCCAATGGCGATCAAATTGGCGTGAAGTCAAAGCATGAAGCACTGGAAATGGCACAAAAAGTAAATCTTGACCTTGTTTGCGTGGCGCCAAATGCAAAACCGCCTGTCTGCCGCATCATGGATTACGGAAAATACCGCTATGAGCAGCAGAAAAAAGAAAAAGAAGCGCGTAAAAATCAGAAAGTCATTACAATCAAAGAAGTTCGCTTGAGTCCAACGATTGAAGATAATGACTTTAACACGAAGTTACGCAACGCTCGTAAATTTCTTGAAAAAGGCGATAAGGTTAAAGCATCGATTCGTTTCCGTGGTCGTGCGATTACGCACTCCCAAATTGGGCGTGAAGTACTTGAACGTCTCGCGAAAGAATGCGAGGACATTGCTACCATTGAGGCTCGCCCGAAAATGGAAGGTCGCAGCATGTTTCTCGTTATGGCACCTAAAGCCGAGAAATAA